A part of Anaerotignum faecicola genomic DNA contains:
- a CDS encoding diaminopimelate dehydrogenase, protein MAEKIRIGILGYGNLGKGVELAIRQNPDMELAAFFTRRAPEALKTQSPDVPVYNVKDAISKKDDIDVMILCGGSATDLPVQSPEYAKYFNIVDSFDTHAKIPEHFANVDASAKEGGHVAFISVGWDPGMFSLQRLIGNCILPNGKDYTFWGRGVSQGHSDAIRRIKGVKDGKQYTVPVPAALEKVRAGENPELTTREKHTRECYVVAEEGADLARIENEIKTMPNYFADYDTTVHFISQEELDRDHSGIPHGGFVIRTGTTGADTKQMIEYSLKLGSNPEFTSSVIVAYARAAYKMAQEGITGAKTVFDVAPTYLSPLSAEEQRKNLL, encoded by the coding sequence ATGGCAGAAAAAATCAGAATTGGTATTTTGGGCTATGGCAACTTAGGGAAGGGCGTGGAGCTGGCAATCAGACAGAACCCCGACATGGAGCTTGCGGCTTTCTTCACCAGAAGAGCCCCCGAAGCACTGAAAACACAGAGCCCCGATGTACCTGTATATAACGTAAAGGACGCAATCAGCAAAAAAGACGACATTGATGTTATGATTCTCTGTGGCGGCAGTGCGACAGATCTGCCTGTACAGAGCCCTGAATATGCAAAATATTTCAACATCGTGGACAGCTTTGATACCCACGCAAAAATTCCTGAGCATTTCGCAAATGTAGACGCTTCCGCAAAGGAAGGCGGTCATGTTGCTTTCATTTCCGTTGGCTGGGATCCCGGTATGTTCAGCCTGCAGAGACTGATCGGCAACTGCATTCTGCCCAACGGCAAGGATTACACCTTCTGGGGCAGAGGCGTAAGTCAGGGACATTCCGATGCCATCAGACGCATTAAGGGCGTAAAGGACGGCAAGCAGTATACCGTTCCCGTTCCTGCGGCACTGGAAAAGGTAAGAGCAGGCGAAAACCCTGAGCTGACCACAAGAGAAAAACACACAAGAGAATGCTATGTTGTGGCTGAGGAAGGCGCAGATCTGGCACGCATTGAAAACGAAATCAAGACCATGCCCAACTACTTCGCTGATTATGACACAACGGTTCACTTCATTTCTCAGGAGGAGCTGGATCGCGACCACAGCGGTATCCCTCACGGCGGCTTTGTTATCCGCACAGGCACAACCGGCGCAGATACCAAGCAGATGATTGAATATTCTCTGAAGCTGGGCTCCAACCCCGAATTTACTTCCAGCGTAATTGTTGCTTATGCAAGAGCGGCTTACAAGATGGCACAGGAGGGCATCACAGGGGCAAAGACTGTATTTGATGTTGCACCCACCTATCTTTCTCCCCTGTCTGCGGAAGAACAGAGAAAAAATCTGCTTTAA
- a CDS encoding cation-translocating P-type ATPase: protein MKQPWTETKEALFTSYQTDAHGLSGGEAQKRLAQYGENKLIEGKQKSVLRVFAEQFADLLVVILLIAAIISALTGGWEGTIVIITVLILNAILGTVQHFKAQKSLESLKAMSAPHARVLRDGEKLEISALSLVPGDILLLEAGDIAAADGRILENYSLQVNESALTGESENINKTDRPLDAEELPLGDRLNMVYSGSPVAYGRAVVLVTATGMDTEMGKIAHLMASAQEKETPLQKSLDDFSKKLSILILIICAIVFALGVWRQMGLGQALMFAVALAVAAIPEALSSIVTIGLAIGTQKMAKQNAIIKKLRAVEALGSVSVICSDKTGTLTQNKMTVQKAFTLGRVWDAEEQPQSPLKELIGESVLCNDGAIHEDAQIGDPTETALLAFCRKAGGDENEIRQGFPRLQELPFDSDRKLMSTLHEIAGKTTLLTKGAPDVLLGRCSSAKAETGVVPMEDAIAKEIHAQIAAFSAEGLRVLAFAEKTLPENRPLTLEDENDLTFVGLIAMMDPPREESAAAVADCRRAGIRPVMITGDHKVTASAIAKKIGILQEGDLAVEGAELERMTDEELKEKVRQISVYARVSPEHKIRIVRAWQENGCITAMTGDGVNDAPALKQADIGIAMGITGTEVSKDAAAMILTDDNFATIVKAVANGRNVYTNIKNSIGFLLSGNLAGILVVMFTSLMGLPLPFTAVQLLFINLLTDSLPALAVNMEQPTGDLLNQAPRKANEGILTGAFLKRLSLQGVLIAIVTMLAFYNGLAVSGAMACTMAFATLCLARLFHGFNCRGTRSVFRLPMNPFCFGAFAIGALLLFAVLCIPALHGLFDISNALTGNDILKIAGFAFLPTQLIQLFRVVRGK, encoded by the coding sequence ATGAAACAGCCTTGGACAGAAACAAAGGAAGCTCTATTTACCTCGTATCAGACAGATGCGCACGGCCTGAGCGGCGGAGAGGCGCAGAAGCGACTTGCGCAGTACGGCGAGAACAAGCTGATTGAGGGCAAGCAGAAAAGCGTGCTGCGCGTATTTGCGGAGCAGTTTGCGGATTTACTGGTGGTAATTCTGCTGATTGCGGCAATCATTTCCGCGCTGACGGGCGGCTGGGAAGGCACGATTGTTATTATTACGGTGCTGATTCTGAATGCGATTCTTGGAACGGTGCAGCATTTTAAGGCACAGAAATCTCTGGAAAGCCTGAAAGCGATGTCCGCACCCCATGCGCGCGTGCTGCGTGACGGAGAAAAGCTTGAAATTTCCGCGCTTTCCCTCGTGCCGGGGGATATCCTGCTGCTGGAGGCAGGGGATATTGCCGCCGCCGATGGTCGCATTTTGGAGAATTATTCTTTGCAGGTAAACGAATCCGCTTTGACGGGTGAATCGGAAAACATCAACAAAACCGACCGACCGCTTGATGCAGAAGAACTGCCCCTGGGCGACCGCCTGAATATGGTCTACAGCGGTTCGCCTGTTGCCTACGGGCGTGCGGTGGTGCTTGTGACGGCGACAGGCATGGATACGGAAATGGGGAAAATCGCGCATCTGATGGCATCCGCGCAGGAGAAGGAAACGCCTTTGCAGAAAAGTCTGGACGATTTTTCCAAAAAGCTTTCGATTCTGATTCTGATTATCTGTGCGATTGTGTTTGCGCTTGGCGTATGGCGGCAGATGGGGCTTGGGCAGGCATTGATGTTCGCAGTTGCACTGGCAGTTGCGGCGATTCCCGAAGCATTAAGCTCTATCGTGACAATCGGACTTGCAATCGGGACACAGAAGATGGCAAAACAGAATGCCATCATCAAAAAGCTGCGTGCGGTGGAGGCACTTGGCTCTGTTTCCGTTATCTGTTCCGATAAGACAGGGACACTGACACAGAATAAAATGACCGTACAGAAGGCATTTACACTCGGCAGGGTTTGGGATGCGGAAGAACAGCCGCAATCCCCTTTAAAGGAGCTTATCGGGGAGAGTGTGCTTTGCAATGACGGGGCCATCCACGAGGATGCACAAATCGGTGACCCGACCGAAACCGCCCTTCTGGCATTTTGCCGCAAGGCAGGCGGAGATGAAAACGAAATTCGGCAGGGTTTCCCCCGTTTGCAGGAGCTGCCCTTTGATTCTGACAGAAAGCTGATGTCCACCCTGCACGAAATTGCCGGAAAAACCACGCTTCTGACCAAGGGTGCGCCGGATGTGCTTCTGGGACGGTGTTCCTCTGCGAAGGCAGAAACGGGCGTTGTTCCCATGGAGGATGCGATTGCCAAAGAAATCCATGCACAGATTGCGGCTTTTTCTGCGGAGGGGCTTCGTGTGCTTGCCTTTGCGGAAAAGACACTGCCCGAAAACCGTCCGTTGACATTAGAGGATGAAAATGACCTTACCTTTGTGGGTCTGATTGCCATGATGGACCCTCCTCGTGAGGAATCCGCCGCAGCGGTTGCCGACTGCCGCCGCGCAGGTATCCGCCCTGTGATGATTACGGGTGACCATAAGGTAACGGCTTCTGCGATTGCGAAAAAAATCGGGATTTTGCAGGAGGGCGACCTTGCCGTTGAAGGGGCAGAGCTGGAGCGCATGACGGACGAGGAGCTGAAGGAAAAGGTACGGCAGATTTCGGTTTACGCGCGCGTTTCTCCTGAGCATAAAATTCGCATTGTGCGCGCATGGCAGGAAAACGGCTGCATCACTGCGATGACAGGGGATGGCGTGAACGATGCCCCTGCCCTCAAGCAGGCAGATATCGGCATTGCCATGGGCATTACGGGGACGGAGGTTTCCAAGGATGCTGCGGCAATGATTCTGACGGATGATAATTTTGCGACCATTGTCAAAGCCGTTGCCAACGGCAGAAATGTATATACAAATATCAAAAATTCCATCGGCTTTTTGTTGAGCGGCAATCTGGCAGGGATTCTGGTTGTCATGTTTACCTCTTTGATGGGGCTGCCACTGCCCTTCACGGCAGTACAGCTTTTATTCATCAACCTGCTGACGGACAGCCTGCCTGCACTTGCGGTCAACATGGAGCAGCCGACGGGCGACCTGCTCAATCAGGCACCCAGAAAAGCAAACGAAGGGATTTTGACAGGCGCTTTTCTGAAGCGGCTTTCCTTACAGGGCGTTCTGATTGCGATTGTAACCATGCTTGCGTTTTACAACGGTCTGGCAGTCAGCGGCGCAATGGCTTGTACGATGGCGTTTGCAACGCTTTGCCTTGCACGACTGTTCCACGGCTTTAACTGCCGCGGCACACGCTCCGTTTTCCGCCTGCCGATGAACCCCTTCTGCTTCGGAGCATTTGCAATCGGCGCATTGCTGCTGTTTGCAGTGCTTTGTATCCCTGCCCTGCATGGGTTATTTGACATCAGCAATGCACTGACCGGGAATGATATCCTGAAAATCGCCGGGTTTGCCTTCCTGCCGACCCAGCTGATTCAGCTGTTCCGCGTGGTGAGAGGGAAATAA
- a CDS encoding MATE family efflux transporter, which produces MEENKMGVMPVNKLLISMALPMMISMLVQALYNIVDSMFVAQISENALTAVSLAFPAQNLMIAIGTGTGVGINALVSRSLGERNQERANLIANNGLALYVISGILFAIFGLLGSNLFFRAQTDDPEIVRLGTEYLRICCLLSTAIFLQFGFERILQATGRTFYTMLTQGLGAIVNIIMDPILIFGLFGAPKLGVRGAAIATVFGQICAASLACFFNKKKNDDIVINPKKYHLQAHAVKSIYAIGIPSICMASIGSIMTFGMNKILIGFTSTAAAVFGVYFKLQSFIFMPVFGLNNGMVPIIGFNYGARKPDRLMKTMRLAVTYAVSIMIIGMILFWAFTKQLLGIFNASEQMLAIGIPALRIISLSFLLAGFDIIIISVMQALGHGVISLIISMMRQLVVLLPAAFLFSKIWGLGAVWIAFPLAECVSLCVTLLFWRKVYRNEIQPLYNAER; this is translated from the coding sequence ATGGAAGAAAACAAAATGGGCGTTATGCCCGTCAATAAGCTATTGATTTCCATGGCATTGCCCATGATGATTTCTATGCTGGTGCAGGCGTTATATAACATCGTTGACAGTATGTTTGTTGCACAAATCAGCGAAAATGCCTTAACAGCGGTTTCTCTTGCATTTCCTGCGCAAAACCTGATGATTGCCATTGGCACAGGCACCGGTGTCGGTATCAATGCACTGGTTTCCCGCTCCTTAGGGGAAAGAAACCAGGAGCGTGCCAATTTGATTGCCAACAACGGCTTGGCGTTATATGTCATCAGCGGGATTCTCTTTGCGATTTTCGGTCTGCTGGGCAGCAATCTTTTCTTCCGTGCGCAAACAGATGATCCCGAAATTGTGCGTCTGGGTACGGAATATTTGCGTATCTGCTGTCTGCTTTCCACAGCAATCTTTTTGCAGTTTGGCTTTGAGCGTATCCTGCAGGCAACCGGCAGAACCTTCTATACCATGCTGACACAGGGCTTGGGTGCCATTGTGAATATCATTATGGACCCCATTTTGATTTTCGGCCTGTTCGGCGCACCAAAGCTTGGGGTGCGTGGTGCGGCTATCGCAACTGTGTTCGGGCAGATTTGTGCGGCATCTCTGGCGTGCTTTTTCAATAAAAAGAAAAACGATGATATTGTCATCAATCCAAAGAAATATCATTTGCAGGCACACGCAGTCAAGAGCATTTATGCCATCGGGATTCCTTCCATCTGCATGGCATCCATCGGCTCTATTATGACCTTCGGCATGAATAAAATTTTGATTGGCTTTACCTCAACCGCAGCAGCCGTATTCGGCGTATACTTCAAGCTGCAAAGCTTCATCTTCATGCCTGTATTCGGTCTGAATAACGGCATGGTGCCGATCATCGGCTTCAACTACGGCGCAAGAAAGCCCGATCGCCTGATGAAAACCATGCGCCTTGCGGTGACCTATGCCGTTTCCATTATGATTATCGGCATGATTCTTTTCTGGGCCTTCACAAAGCAGCTTCTGGGCATCTTCAACGCATCCGAGCAGATGCTTGCCATCGGCATTCCCGCCCTGCGTATCATCAGCCTTTCCTTCCTTCTGGCAGGCTTTGATATTATCATTATCTCTGTTATGCAGGCCTTGGGGCATGGCGTGATCAGCTTGATTATCTCCATGATGCGTCAGCTTGTGGTGCTGCTGCCTGCCGCCTTCCTCTTTTCTAAAATCTGGGGCTTGGGTGCTGTGTGGATTGCCTTCCCTCTGGCAGAATGTGTTTCCCTCTGTGTTACCCTTCTGTTCTGGCGGAAGGTATACCGTAATGAGATTCAGCCTTTATATAACGCAGAGCGTTAA